The window TCGCGCCCGAAGGGGTAGACGCGATTCGCGCGTTCGCGCCTCCCGTCGATCCCAAGCTCGCGGCTCGGGTCGTGGCGGCGGATTATTCGGTCAAAGCCGAAAACCATCTCGATAAAAAGAAGGAGATCGAATCCTTCGTAAATCTGCCTTCGATCGAAATGCCCGTTACGAAAAAGGGAGAGACCAAGATCAAAGAGGTCGCGCCCCTCGTCAACGGGATTCGGGTCTATCCCGACAGCGTCAACGTCTGCCTCGCCGCTGGGAACACCACTTTGCGCGCGGACGCTTTTCTTTCTTTCCTCGCGGAAAAGATCGGTTTTACGGCGCACGTCGAAGACCTTTGGAAGTACGAGCAGTACGTCCGCGTAGGCGGCGCGTTACTTGAAACGGACGAATATCTGAATCAACTCGAAAGCGGGCTTTCCGCAAAGGAGTAAGCTATGAAATTGAATTACAAACGCACGATCAAAGTCGGACTTGCGTTCGCGATCATTATGCTGTTTTGGACGGCGTACGATTTCGTGATCCCGCTCCTTCTCGAAAGGGCTTTCGGTCTATCCAACAGCTTGCGCGGCGTCGTTATGGGGATCGATAACATCCTCTCGCTGTTCTTGCTTCCGATCTTCGGAAAATGGTCGGACAATATCAATACGAAGAGGGGGAAAAGGACGCCGTTCGTCTTTATCGGGACCATCCTCTCCGTCGTCATTATGATCTTCGTCCCGATCTCGGCGAGCCGTCAGCTCAAAGACGCGAACGCGCTTCGCTCGGAGATCTACCGCATCGAAGAAGTCGCTTCCGAGAATTTCTCCTACCGCTCCTCCTCGGGCGAGACCTACGAGTCCGGCGAGGCGTTTTATACGATGATGTATTCCGCCGAAGCCAAATCCGGCGTCGGCTACGCGTATTCCGATCACGACTACTTGAAACTCAACGATAAAAACACCCTCGAAAAGTATCTCGAAATCGCGAAAAAGGGCAAAACCGAGATCGAAAAGAAAAATAATAAGTATTACGCCTACGTCATAACTTCGGAAAGCGGTTCGGTCGCGACGGGCGACTACGCTTATACGCTCGGCCGCACGGAGATCACCAAAGAGGAATACGACGCGTTTAAGGCGCAAAACGAAGAATACGAGAAATTCGTCGAGCCCGGAATCGCGGTCTTCGCGAGTGAGGAAGTCAATTCCAAGATCACGAAAAAACACCCAGAACGCATCGGCATCTATCTCGCGATCCTCTTCCTCGTCCTCGTCGCGATGGCGTCTTTCCGTTCGCCCGCGGTCGCTTTGATGCCCGACGTTACGCCCAAGCCGCTCCGCTCCCAAGCGAACGCGATGATCAACCTGATGGGCGGGATCGGCGGCGCGTTTGCCTTCGTCATCTACACCGTCGGTTTCATCATATCCGAGAACAGTTTCATTCAGATCTTCGCGATCTGCGCGGCGACGATGGTCGCGCTGCTCGTCGCGTTCCTGTTCTTGGTGGACGAGAATAAGTACGTCGAAGATTGCAAAAAAGAATGCGAAGCGCACGGCATCAGTAATGACGACGAAGCGACCGAGATTCCGCATCACCAATCGGA is drawn from Clostridia bacterium and contains these coding sequences:
- a CDS encoding TIGR03936 family radical SAM-associated protein; translation: MIVVLKHFKRGNMVYVSHIDLLRHFTRAFRRAGLEIEFSEGFNPHMLINLGTPLPLGMNSSAEYLTVRANVSSAEEFLEKYNAVAPEGVDAIRAFAPPVDPKLAARVVAADYSVKAENHLDKKKEIESFVNLPSIEMPVTKKGETKIKEVAPLVNGIRVYPDSVNVCLAAGNTTLRADAFLSFLAEKIGFTAHVEDLWKYEQYVRVGGALLETDEYLNQLESGLSAKE
- a CDS encoding MFS transporter, which translates into the protein MKLNYKRTIKVGLAFAIIMLFWTAYDFVIPLLLERAFGLSNSLRGVVMGIDNILSLFLLPIFGKWSDNINTKRGKRTPFVFIGTILSVVIMIFVPISASRQLKDANALRSEIYRIEEVASENFSYRSSSGETYESGEAFYTMMYSAEAKSGVGYAYSDHDYLKLNDKNTLEKYLEIAKKGKTEIEKKNNKYYAYVITSESGSVATGDYAYTLGRTEITKEEYDAFKAQNEEYEKFVEPGIAVFASEEVNSKITKKHPERIGIYLAILFLVLVAMASFRSPAVALMPDVTPKPLRSQANAMINLMGGIGGAFAFVIYTVGFIISENSFIQIFAICAATMVALLVAFLFLVDENKYVEDCKKECEAHGISNDDEATEIPHHQSEKAEEGGESAPAALSAEAIAAEKKKHERAYRRSFFFILASTFMWFMGYNAISSNLSVYCTKVLNQSAAIASVISGASMAVSAIAFIPVGILAVKIGRRKSVLLGFSLAIVSFVLVFLFVKPDHMAKYLFAIFYLIAGFGLIITNVNTFPMVLELSSSSSVGKYTGYYYISTMSAQAITPFISGLVMDYFEDQYLFLYSAICVVAAFVFMFFTRYGDSKPVPAASALEYLGAGDD